A segment of the Nostoc sp. TCL26-01 genome:
GATGGCTGGGTTTATCATCGGATTTGATGGAGAAAAAGCAGGTGCAGGCGATCGCATTGTCCGGTTTGCAGAACAAGCGGGAATCCCCTCTACTACCTTTGCTATGTTACAAGCTTTACCTAACACAGCATTGTGGCATCGGCTGAAAAAAGAAGGCAGACTCAGAGAAAACCAAGACAGCAACATCAATCAAACAACATTGATGAACTTTGTGGCTACTCGTCCTTTAGAGGATATTGCTAGAGAATATATTGAAGCATTTTGTGCTTTATACGACCCAGTACAATACTTAGATCGCACCTATCGTTGTTTCTTGATGCTGGGTGCGCCACGTTATAAAACACCTTTCAAAATGCCAGAGTTGGTAGTAGTGAAAGCCTTACTAATTGTGATTTGGCGACAAGGCATTAAACGCGAAACCCGGTGGAAATTCTGGCATCATTTGTTTAGCATCCTCAAGCATAATCCCGGAGTTGTCGAACATTACATCTCTGCTTGCGCCCACAACGAGCATTTCATGGAGTATCGGCAAATTGTTCGCGATCAAATTGAAAAACAACTCGCTGATTACCTAGCCCAAGGTACAGAAACACCTTATGTAGTCGTTGAAGAAAAAGCTAAAGCTGTAGTCAGTTAGATATCTTATCAAGATTTCTCCTTTCCATAACCCTGCTTTCCTGGAAAAAGTAGGGTTCTATTTTTCTCTGTGCCTTTGTCTTGAAAAGTTCAGATGCCTACGAAACGTCTACGGAGGAAACCTCCGCTCCGACTTTTCGCTGTGCCTTTGTGGTAAACAAAATTACTTTTTAACCCAAATAAGCTTTTTTGACTCGCTCATCGTTAATTAAATCAGCAGCTGCACCTGTTAACTTAATCGCACCTGCTTCTAAAACATAACCTCTATCAGCAATTTGCAGAGCTAAAGTAGCATTTTGTTCGACTAATAGAATAGTTACACCCGTAGCCCGGAGATTTTCAATAATGGAGAAGATTTCTCTCACAATAGCAGGGGCTAAACCTAAACTAGGTTCATCTAAAAGCAGAAGTTGTGGTCTACTCATTAAAGCACGAGCGATCGCTAACATTTGTTGTTCCCCGCCACTGAGAGTTCCTGCTAATTGATTGTGTCTTTGTGCCAACCGAGGAAATAACTCAAATTGTTGTTGAATATCAGCTTTAATTTCGGCTTGATGAGAGCGAATATAAGCACCCAAAAGTAAATTATCTAAAACCGTTTGCTTAGTCAGTACTCGCCGCCCTTCTGGGCAATGAGCAATGCCAAGTTTGACAACCTCATGGGATAGACGACGAGTAATATTTCGCCCACTATAAATAATTTGCCCATGCCGAGGATTAACTATTTTAGATATAGCTCGGAGTGTAGTACTTTTACCTGCACCATTTGCCCCAATTAAAGTAACTACTTCACCTTTTTTAATAGTTAAATTAATCTGCTTTAGAGCTTGAATACCACCATAATTTACATCAAGTTCCTGAAGTTCTAAAATTGTAAAATCCTCGCTATTCTCATGTCGGCTTGTCTCTACGTTCATCGGCAGTTTATATCCAGAAATATTCAATGCTGATACCAAACCTAACATACATCATGAATCTTCAGGGTGTATGATTAATTACTAAAGTTTATATAAGTTTCTTGTGGCAAAAGCAGCAGATAATGGTAGCAAACGACTAATTAGTCTAGCTCCTGATGTGTGGGTACAATGGGTAACACAACTTCCCGAAGTTGTGGCAAAAGAAATTCTTGGTTCCGAATTTCAGTGGATTAGTCGTGAAACCGATGTTTTAGTCAAAGCATACAGCCCAGACCTGGGAGATTTTCTAGTACTTAACGAGTTGCAGTTACGTTATAATGCACATATGCCTCTCCGCATGAGAGCATATACTGCACTAGCCCAAGAGCGATATCGATTACCAGTTTACCCAGTCCTCATCAATATCTTGCCACCCCCAGCCAGCGTAACTGTAGTCAATAGTTACAACCAGGAATTTTTAGGATTACGAGCAATTCAAGATTATCGCGTGATTAATTTGTGGGAGGTAGATGCTGAGTTAGTGTTTCAAGAACCACTACCTTCATTACTACCATTTGTGCCTATATTGCGAGGCGGTGGTGAAGCATCAGTTGTTCAACGAGCATTACAACTACTACGAGCAGATCCCCAACTGAATCAGTTAGAATCATTGCTGGCATTTTTTGCTAGCTTTGTGTTAGACACACCTTTAATACAACAAATAATGAGGTGGGATATGGCTATATTACGAGAATCGCCTTGGTATCAAGAAATTTTTACTGAAGGTGAGCAAAGTGGACTACAGCAAGGAATTCAGCAAGGAATTCAGCAAGGAATAGAGAGAGGTGCGCGACGACAGATCATTCAAGTATTGCAAATACGCTTTGGTGAAATTAATCAAGATATAAACACAAAACTGGCAGAAAAAAATATAGCGCAATTGGAAAATCTGATGGCTAGTGCATTAACTGTTGCTTCTTTAGAGGAATTTCAGAATATTCTATAAAGATAAAGACGATCGCTCATTCATTTCCTAGATAAGCTTCAATCACCGCCGGATTCTCTCTGACTACAGCAGGTTCACCCAAGGCGATTAATTGACCAAAATCCAATACGGCAATGCGATCGCATAATCCCATCACTAATGGTACGTGATGTTCAATCAAAATGATCGTTAAATTAAAGCGATCGCGTAAATCTCGAATAAATTGACTCAAATGCTGTTTTTCATTGGGATTCATCCCCGCCGCCGGTTCGTCGAGTAGCAGTATTTGCGGTTCTAAAGCTAAAGCACGAGCAATTTCTAAGCGACGTTGATCACCGTAAGCAAAGTTGCGGGATTTTTCCTCAGCGCGATCGCTCAATCCTACCATCTCTAATAATTCTAAAGCTTTTTGTCTACTGTGAGACTCTGCTTGCGGTGCTGGTGGTATACCGAAAACTCCAGTAAATATGGTACTTTTAGTATGTAAATGCCGGGCAATAATCACATTTTCTAAGGCTGATAATTCCCCAAACAAGCGAATATTTTGAAAGGTACGAGCAATACCCAATCCAGCAATTTGATGAGGGCGTAATTGAGCAATTGTCTTACCTTGATAGATTAACTCTCCACTGGAAGGAGGAATTAAAGCTGTGATTAAATTAAATAATGTAGTTTTACCCGCACCATTCGGGCCAATCAAGCCAAAAATTTCATGTTGATTGACTGCAAAAGATACATTATTTACCGCAACTAAACCACCAAAGCGGCGAGTCAGAGAGTTAGCTGCTAAGATAACTTTACCTTGCTTGGGGTTCATCTATTTTTAGCCCTCCCTATTTTAAAAATATCTGGAGTTACTAAACCTTGGGGGAAGAAAATAGTACCGATGACTATCAATAAACCAAAAATAATTAACCTCCCATCTCGCAGAAACTGTGCCAACCAAATAGGTAAACCACCCGTATCAGCTATACCTCGGAGAACTTCAGGTAAAGCTGTAAATACCATCCCTCCAACTACCGAACCTAAAAAAGTTCTCGAACCACCAATTAACACGAAAGTTAGGTAAATAATACTAGCATCAAATGTGCCTTGACGGGCATTCCAAGTATTCAGAAAATGGGCGCTAATTGCACCTACAATACCTGCAAGAATTGCTCCCAAGGTAAATGCTAAAACTTTGTAGTAAGTAGGGTTAATTCCCATTGCCCCTGCGGCTAATTCATCTTCACGGATAGCAGTAAATGCTCTACCCACTCGCACACGTTCTAAGCGGTAAAATAGCACCATACTAATTAGTAGTAATGGTAAGGCAATCCATAAATATTCGATTTGGCTTGGGAAGGGTTGAGGAATGCCAAATATACCTACAGCACCGCCTGTAATGTCTAAATTGAGAGATAATACCCGTAAAACTTCAACGAAAGCAATGGTGGCGATCGCTAAATAAATTCCTCGTAATCTTAAGGCGGGAATTCCTACTATTATTCCCAATAAAGCTGAAACAAATCCAGCAATAAGCATTTCTAATAATAACAGAGGAATGGGAAATAAATTATTGCTATTTTTAAAAACTGTTGTTGATAAAATCGCTGCAATATAACCACCTAAAGCATAAAATCCCGGACTAGCTAAAGATAATTGTCCAGCCATCAGTGGTAAATAAAGTGATAGTCCCAGTAATGCCCCCAATACCATAGAGACGATAAGGGAACCATAGGTAGAGAAAAATTCAGCCATTTTAAATTGTTTGATTAAATTTTAAGCTGTTAATATTTGCTCTGCTGTTAGCATTAATTCAGGAAAAGTTGACGATATGATTTGCTCAGAACCTTTAAAAGATGTGCGTTCATATTTACCATTTACATTTAATGAAAACACAAAGACAGTCGGCTCCTTTGGTGTTCCTAAATATTTTCTGTCACCAATTGCTAAATAGTCAACAATCCAATATTCGGGAATACCTAATCTTGCGTATTCATCTAACTTGTCAATGTAATCATCTTCCCAATTAGTTGATGTCACTTCTACTGCTAATTGAATCGGTTGAGCAAGTGCAGCATAAGCAGCACGATCTGACCGCCATACATCCCTATCTATCACACTAATATCAGGTTTGCGGCCTTGTTCTTTGTTTTCAGGAGCTATAGTTTTTAAAACTACTTTATTTTTAACGACATAATTTAAATTTAGTCGCCTAAGTTCATTGTTGAAAGCAAATAGAATAAAATCAGCGACATCATCATGATTTCTGGTAGAACACACTTCTACTACTTCTCCATTCACAAGTTCATAAAAACCTTCCTCTGGACATTGATCAAGAAACTGAGCAAAAGTTAATCTTTGTTTTGTAACTGTTGTCATATATAGTTCACTGTTTCAAACTTTTTGGATAAACCGACGACCCAGCAAACCTTGGGGTCTAACTAATAGCATGACAAATAAAATGCCAAAAGCTACAGCGTCTTTATACCCAGAATATTCAGATGGAACCAGCGCCTCGACTACGCCAATTAATAAGCCTCCTAAGACTGCACCAGGAATGCTACCCAAGCCACCCAAAACAATCACGGCTAAACCCCGTAACCCAAAGCCAATACCAAAATAGGGGCCAGCAATACTCACACTAGAAGCAACCAAAGTTCCGGCTAGTCCAGCGAGAAAACTGCTGATAAAAAAGGTTAAGACAATAAAGCGATCGCTATTGATTCCGAGTAAACTGGCAGTGGTTGGATCTTCTGCGATCGCCTGCATGGCTTTACCATATTTAGTGCGATTAATAAAATAGGTGAGAATAGCCACAATCACCACTGACACCACAAA
Coding sequences within it:
- a CDS encoding branched-chain amino acid ABC transporter permease; its protein translation is MAEFFSTYGSLIVSMVLGALLGLSLYLPLMAGQLSLASPGFYALGGYIAAILSTTVFKNSNNLFPIPLLLLEMLIAGFVSALLGIIVGIPALRLRGIYLAIATIAFVEVLRVLSLNLDITGGAVGIFGIPQPFPSQIEYLWIALPLLLISMVLFYRLERVRVGRAFTAIREDELAAGAMGINPTYYKVLAFTLGAILAGIVGAISAHFLNTWNARQGTFDASIIYLTFVLIGGSRTFLGSVVGGMVFTALPEVLRGIADTGGLPIWLAQFLRDGRLIIFGLLIVIGTIFFPQGLVTPDIFKIGRAKNR
- a CDS encoding ABC transporter ATP-binding protein → MNPKQGKVILAANSLTRRFGGLVAVNNVSFAVNQHEIFGLIGPNGAGKTTLFNLITALIPPSSGELIYQGKTIAQLRPHQIAGLGIARTFQNIRLFGELSALENVIIARHLHTKSTIFTGVFGIPPAPQAESHSRQKALELLEMVGLSDRAEEKSRNFAYGDQRRLEIARALALEPQILLLDEPAAGMNPNEKQHLSQFIRDLRDRFNLTIILIEHHVPLVMGLCDRIAVLDFGQLIALGEPAVVRENPAVIEAYLGNE
- a CDS encoding ABC transporter ATP-binding protein, which encodes MNVETSRHENSEDFTILELQELDVNYGGIQALKQINLTIKKGEVVTLIGANGAGKSTTLRAISKIVNPRHGQIIYSGRNITRRLSHEVVKLGIAHCPEGRRVLTKQTVLDNLLLGAYIRSHQAEIKADIQQQFELFPRLAQRHNQLAGTLSGGEQQMLAIARALMSRPQLLLLDEPSLGLAPAIVREIFSIIENLRATGVTILLVEQNATLALQIADRGYVLEAGAIKLTGAAADLINDERVKKAYLG
- a CDS encoding DUF4351 domain-containing protein; this encodes MAKAADNGSKRLISLAPDVWVQWVTQLPEVVAKEILGSEFQWISRETDVLVKAYSPDLGDFLVLNELQLRYNAHMPLRMRAYTALAQERYRLPVYPVLINILPPPASVTVVNSYNQEFLGLRAIQDYRVINLWEVDAELVFQEPLPSLLPFVPILRGGGEASVVQRALQLLRADPQLNQLESLLAFFASFVLDTPLIQQIMRWDMAILRESPWYQEIFTEGEQSGLQQGIQQGIQQGIERGARRQIIQVLQIRFGEINQDINTKLAEKNIAQLENLMASALTVASLEEFQNIL
- a CDS encoding Uma2 family endonuclease, which gives rise to MTTVTKQRLTFAQFLDQCPEEGFYELVNGEVVEVCSTRNHDDVADFILFAFNNELRRLNLNYVVKNKVVLKTIAPENKEQGRKPDISVIDRDVWRSDRAAYAALAQPIQLAVEVTSTNWEDDYIDKLDEYARLGIPEYWIVDYLAIGDRKYLGTPKEPTVFVFSLNVNGKYERTSFKGSEQIISSTFPELMLTAEQILTA